In the genome of Stomoxys calcitrans chromosome 4, idStoCalc2.1, whole genome shotgun sequence, the window attggtgtaggttgttgtaggggattgcaaatgctccatacaggttcagatttagatctgTTCCAATATATAAATGTCATTCGAATTGAATTTTATGAGACTCTAGGAGCCTTGAACTTTGTCAATTTGAATGACACTAATaaatgctcccatataaaaatgtCATTCGAATTGACTTTATGAGACTCTAGGAGCCTTATATTTTATccgacttggttgaaatttccattgtaaagtatttttataccctttaacGCCTGCACATAATTCAACTGATTATTTTCTCAAACACTCACATGACATCCCACCACTATGTCCATAAAAGGCTAAAGACCATACACAATCAAATActcgggtttgacttcttgacccatagAAGCTtacattttcatccaatttgacagAAATACTGGTAAGTCTTCCTCCTTCCTGAAgcactccatcgggtcaacccGGTACATAtatccggctgccatgggatttgtAATATGTTGTAGTAACTAGAATGGTCTGAAGAATTCCAATTCGGGGaaggtttgtatgggggctatatctgtttatggacctgTCTGGATGGGAGTGTAAGAAAGAACATTACATGTACTTTGCGTACCAAATGTCaacaaataggataaaaattgaggcttcccgggactcaataagtcaaatctggggttcggtttgtatttatattaaaatctgaaagaAAATTGCCtctttgcaatacccaacgacctacgttaATAAaactatgtgtgcaaaatttaaagagtTTATCTTAACTTGTTCGAACGCAATCGTAAATTCGACAGACGCACAGAAAATGTTGGATCGACTCTGAAATGAAGTCCATAAAACCTGTCGTTGGGGCAAAGTGCAATGTAGCAAAATACGACAGACGCACGGAAAATGTTGGATCGACTCTGAATATCAAGCTCATCATAAAAAGCCCATAAAACCGGTCGTTGGGCCATAGTGCAATGTCTCATATGTATGCATGCGTACGTGACGCAAGCCAAATCCAGCAATTGTTCAACCGCTACACTACGTGTAGCAAACCACAGAAAATGCGTATGGATCAAATCTTACCGTGTATTTTAATACAAAGACTCGGTTTCCCTATAGGAAATGTCAATAGTAAATCTATAGTGACTTACTATTGACTTTGTCAACAGAACTACTGACAAATTGTACCCATGtccatgttttttgctatagacattttatttgagcttgTCATTCATTGTAAATAGTAAGTCATTAGGGAATATGTAGAGAGATTGCGGGATATGTGGGGCATTGTTAGTATATGTCAATAGGGACATTATATAGACATGTTTAATCAGTCATTTTTGAAGTTTcgctaaatttaaaaattagccAAACAAGACataaaaaataagtttaaaCATCTGTATAAgtctttatttgtttaaaatatatattgaaaacttttataaaaaggaaaagATTTAGCCTATAACCTATTGATATTCAACATATTTCATCTCGGCTAAAGCTAGGCAAAAGAAAGATAGCATGCATGCTGGCATTGGCGAGGCTTAGCCACTCCCATAGAATCTGTTTCCCCCCAAAATGTTCGTAAATacacatattttttaattaatatacaCTTATTTTCCTTTACCAACTAcacaataaataatttaaatatataaaGTGAAcagcaaagaagaaaaattccAAAGAATATGTGGGCGATataaatgattgaattttattcGCAAAGAGCAAGCAAAATTTTAGGATTTCGGCTATTAAGAAGCTGCAAACTTTGATTTAGGGACATTTTTCACGAAAATTGCGACAAAATGTATGACTTGTACTAGgcggccaccttagcgcagagcttaacatgtccacctatgacgctaaacgcccgggttcgaatcatggcgaaaacatcagaaacatcattggtggttatccccttctaatgctggcgccatttgtgagatacaatgttatgttcatggacaaatttacaTTACTTGGCGATTTGATGCAGGCAATTTTTTGGAATGGAAGTTTGAACTCAGAGTAAGTGTTGTGCATCTGTtgaaagcacacaaactttTTATCAAGTACAGCTATCAGCTCCAAATATTGCCTAAAGTACCACTTATTCAAGGGAATCAGTTGGAATCGCAAATGAGTcaaatccgaatcggtctttttttttgacttcttcaacccctagaaggcgcatatattctccgatttagctaaacatGTGCACAaggattctgttatgactttcaatcgATAAAACTCGATCACTAGATTTGACTTGCTGCGAACCTGGAATGCGCTTTAATGAGCCTTTAATTTCAGCTTAAAAAATTATTAGTACAAAGAGCATAACAAATGCTATCCTTGGTGGGAGGTatgtacataagattcggccaagcTAAACATAATACGATTTAAGTTCCATGAACTATTTGTTCTAAAACAAAAtgagattttggtatatttgttCATATTAGAATCAATTTTGGAGCaggaaaatggtattaaatacGTCATCATTTCTAACGATCTGCAAATCTATCAACTAAATATTCTACTATTCTACGTTCAAAACATTGTGGAAAATCTCAGCTTTGTGAATCTTTTGAAACTCTTTTAGCCACTCTTTTAAGTCAGATTGTAGATATTTATTTCTTTAGCGCTATGTTTATTGTTTGGATTAATGGTTCGGACCATTATCTCAACATTGTGTTTTTCATTCATATTAAATCTAAAGCAGCTAAGATTTATTtgagaatttttatattttctatttaAGGGTCCACGTACGCCGCACAGACAAGGTAGGCACGGAGGCAGCTTTTCACAGCATTGACGAGTACATGACTCATGTCGAGGATTACTATTTAACACAAGAGATCAATGGAACTTCTATGGCGAGGCGTATTTTCTTAGCATCGGATGATGCGCGTGTTATAGACGaagcaagaaaaaaatatcCCCAATATGAAATAATTGGAGATGCCGAGGTGGCGCGAATGGCTGCTGTCTCCACAAGATATACGGACACGGGACTAAATGGCATAATTTTGGatatacatttattatccatatCCGATTATTTGGTATGTACTTTTAGCTCACAAGTTTGCCGCGTAGCATACGAGATTATGCAAACTTTACATCCTGATGCTGGCCATCGTTTCAAATCGCTGGACGATATATACTACTATGGCGGCCAAAATCAGCATAATCGACAAGTGGTAATACCACATAAACCTAAGAGCCACGAGGAACTCCACCTGAAAGCAGGGGATTTGGTGGGGGTCGCCGGTAACCATTGGGATGGGTTTACCAAAGGCAAAAACACGCGCACGAACCAAGTGGGACTCTTTCCGTCATTTAAAGTCGTGGATAAAGTAGAAACAGCCAAGTTGCCAACTTATCCTAACGTGTAGAtacaaaacaacacaaaaaaacaaaagaaaggtaaAAATCAGGGTTTCGTTTAAATTATTCTTTTGTATGAAAAATTGCACATTGTTAGTTTGTATTGTCGTATTTTCTTTTGGTCTCTCTAATATTTATCATTTCAAATAAGCACAAAAAGTATTCATATAAGGAACCAAGGACAAATTTAGCTGCAGAAATAGTGCATTCTTAATTACCGAGGCTTTTTACCAAGTACTCGTATACGTGTTTCCATGCGTGTTGCTGGGTTAGTTAATCTTTATTCCAATCAATTTAGAAGCTTTTACTCCAACGTATTTTCGAAGTTTTTTGACGTGAGTCACATTGCGTAAATTTCTTTGTCGCCCATCTGTCCAATCGCTCATGGAATGGCGAAGTGACATCTCTTAGTTAAATCACCTGACACCAATACTATTTGTACCCTCTCAAAACATCGCCAGAGTTATGGAGTATtatcaaaacagaaaaaaaataaatattttaacaaaatgaaCGCACACACAAACAGCCGAAAAGTGtacacaatttttttgtttgtttaaaaatacgAACGATTCGACGCCATTCCTAGAGTACTGTGTACGTTGCATGTAGttgatttaaattaattaactCAGACTTCAATGCAtgagcatacatacatatgtatggttAATTTTCAGCGCAAATActactaaattttatttctttttacaaaaattgACCACAAATGTTTAAAAACGAACAACATGTTTTGGTTCACCATTTATTGCGCCAATCGCAATACTTGATAAAACCCAGCAGTAAtccaaacaaacagacagactatTTTAAgatgtaataataataataataaatggaATCTCAAATGATAGCAATTAACATCCTCGAATTTTAAGCAGcaatatgaaaaattcataagtTTGTATGTATTTAGTTTTAAGAACagtattttaatattatttatttaattgtaaGTAgctacaaataaaacaattgcATAAATGAAGCGGATGGTGTAAATTAAGTGCATACATATGAATGCAAGTTTTTACAAAACTGCGTTTTAATTTGATTCGATGTAACTGCGGTTTACgtgttttcaaaaatgccatagACAATCAtaggattgttttgttgctttgggggtttttgggactTGCACTAACAACCACACATACATGATCAGGGAAAATAATTGTTCAGCTCGTGTTTTTTGTTCGGGTAAATATTTGCTGGAGCTTAGGACAACTTCTTATTCAGACATTCGATTTCAAGATTTTTAAATCGAATTATACATCATATCAAATTATAATGCATACGAATCACGAGAGCATCGTTTGTTCGCAATCCTTTTCGATTACTCATCGTCATCGAGAAGCATTTGTTTTTAATCGTTTTTGCATTTCTTCGCATACATAggaatatatgcaaaattttctttttagaagccattgtgtTGCTGTCCCTATTTAAACACTTGCAACTTGGTAGCCATTTGCCATACACTTTGGGAAGCTGCTAATGACCAAGATTTTATTGTTGAAACTGCTGTTGGCTGGTTTGCTTTTTCTGTATGAAAAAAACACTTGCGTTTTGCACCTCTCCATACTAATCACTTACCTTTTTGTCCCCAAATAAACTTCATGGCCATTTCCTAATGTGTGCCAGAATTTGGGAGGAGAACAAAAAGAGAAATTGATGAATTATTGTTGATGGAATGAATCTATCCTTGGAACTGGAGAAACGCAAAGTATCGAAACGCTTCAAGAAATTTTATTCCGTATAATGGTTAATTTTGTCTTCTTATAGAAAGATCCATCAAGTCAGTACAATAAAAAGCCATTTTGCATTTAGATTAACAAAACAAAGTAATATTGAATATAATATGTAAAGTATTATTTAGCCAAGTAATGATTCTAATTCGCTTTTTGTCGCTAGCAAAGCTGTGGAAAATGGTAGCGATCCATGAATGTTTTTGTATAGACACTTTGTTCGATACAAAAACGAACACATTAGCGAATGCATTGTTTGAGCACGAGCTGAAATTTCTACAAGAGAGAAAAATCCCCAGTAAACAAAACTAATTTTTGTTGCAGTGAAGAATACCCAGCTAAGAAGACAATTGGAAATGAACCTGATCGTAAACGTAGAAGgggattaataaaaaaaacaacgatGAAAGACCAAGTGGTGTCAGGAATTGGAGAAGGAGCACATGGAACTATTTCTCTTCAAAGTAAAGGTATACTAAGTTACTaatctttttatttaatttattaattcaATAACTAAACCAACAAGGCCTTATAGAGTTACAAAATTGACAATATTAATGCTTATTACTCCATTATGCATATTTTGGgagaaaactaattttttcatGTTTAAGCAGAATATATTCTGTTCAGCTATCGGAATTGGTgggaaaaatatcgaaaaaggGATATATGGTGGCGATCGGTTGACGAATACCCGTCCAATTGGATGTAGTGCTTTCTAATTAATCCCGTTGAGTATTTTACCTCGTAGCATGAAATTGGTTAACCAAGTGGTTCTcatttatatggaatttattaTAGAAACACAAACTGTACCCGGCATCACTACCGTGGATTAGCTCACTTCCCCAGAGGACTATCTAAGCGTAGGgcgtagttactacaatttcaACGTGTTTGCATGAATTTTGATATGGAATGTTGTATTATCCATCCGAAAGTCTCTgctaaatttgatcaaaatcaaGTTTGATTAGATGGTTAGAAATATAATGGtcagaaatataattttttgtatgaGGACAAAAATGTTTCTCATTGACGAGTCGGTATGCCACCTGTTTCCTCTGGCCGCGCCACTGTGCAACGTTTTTACATTGAATGAATAAAAAGTAGCCAATGTAAGATTTTGTTTCTATATCATCCCCAAAGCGCCAAAGATATATAAgtaagaaaatgttttaattttaggTGGATGTTTTGAATTTGCGGAGgccaccgcctatgacgctgaacgcttgggttcgaatcctggcgagaccaacagaaaaaaaatatcaggggtggtttttcccctcctaatgctggcaacatttgtgaggtactatgccatgtaaaactttctctccaaagaggtgtcgcactgcgacactccgtttggactcggctataaaaaggatgcccttatcattgagcttaaacttgaatcggactgcactcattgatatgtgagaagtttgcccctgttccttagtggaatgtttatgggcaaaatatgcaattttgaatttGCTTTGTGTTAATGCCTGAGTTAATTCAAACTACTCCTGCAACGTTGGACTTTTGTTACTTACATATCGTCCCCTTACccccaaaaagtgcaaaattttggtattttcagtttttaataaaaatggatAACTGATGACTGTTTCCACCTTCAGTTAAAATTTGGAGTCGATAATCCAGGCCGTTatgtttttacaacaaaaacaattttaatgtaaGTGCCGTTTTAATTTTGGTAGATTAATTCTGTGACAGCGAATGACACTTACATTATTTTAGCTAGACACAAGTACCTCAAACAAATTAAGcaataattgcaaaaaatatacaaaaaaatcataaggaaacgttttatatttggaagtagagtacgaatcggcTGTTTAAAAGTAGGGCCCAAGAGAAATATTGGCCGACCGGGACagtattggactcaaatttaaagtctttggaagTACAGGATTCACCAATAAACTCATATTGGCCAtccgcgacaatatgggatgcaAATAAAAGGCTTTTGAAAGTAAAGTACTTAGGTcatatcgaaatttgggaacACCCAAAGAAACTATTTGCGATTGGAAAATGTAGGTCACGACGAGTTCAGATAGACAtgtattttttgtgaaaattactGCTTCTACTGACTTTTAAAACtgttgttattttatttgaaaattatttttatttttatatgcgAGAGATGGTATAGGAGCTTGAGAAgggagaaaagaaaataaatattatttacaAAGAAAAAGTCCTTATACTAAAAATTGCATTGGGTGAACATACGGCAGACATGTAGCTATACTTTCTGAGACTGTAGTCTTTTTTTCGAGATATCAATAAGTCGAAAGTCTTAATCACTAGTTTGTTAAAGAAAATGTCACACTTAGTAGTGGGAAGGTGCGTATCAGCGATGTGGGCGTAGTCACATACAATTAATGTTGTTCTCAAGAAACTTATGCTAGTAGTGGGAATGGTACGTATGGACGGTGTGGGCGTGGTCATGCGTGTGACCGTTTTCACTTTGAGCAGCTAAATTGGCCTGATGAAATATGTGTTGAATGTCGGCATCAGAAAGATTATCAAAAAAGTGGCGATTTAATTGTAACTCTTCGTTGAGCTGCTTATGATTAGACGACGATGGGGCTGGTGGCAAGTAGCCTGGCAAAAATGTGGATTATAAGAAGGATAGAAAAATGTAAGTAAATACGTTCTTGCAATTTGTTCAAGCGCCtgcaatattaaaattttagcgccTTAAGAAACTAAATTGTTTACCTTCGGCTGGTGAGCTTCCATAGGGAGGCAAGAGTGTGTTAGACGGACGATGGACTTCACTTCCTACATTAGGGGGCAGATACAAAACAGGCTTCCATGGCTGTTGTGTTGGCTGCTGCGCAGGGAGTTCGGAATTAAAATGAGGCTCGGGAGTAGGTTGGCTTGGTATTTGAGGTGCTGCTTCGGCGCTTCCAAAATCGGGTCTGTTTTGGTTGGGTGTTCCAGGAACAGGGACAAGTGTGGGAACTTGAGCTGTTACAAAGGTTGTCGGTTGCTGGGGAAGAGGAGGTTGCACATTGACGGGAAACAAGCTGTTTGAGACTGTGGAGGTGGTAACAGCAGGGAAATTGGGTGCGAAGGACGGTATTGCTGAGAATGCTGGCTGGGCCGGAGCCAAGGCTGGTACGTGCGGTGCAAGGGGCAAAGGTACACTCGTCGGTGCCGGGTGCACAAATGAAGTTTGGAAAAATGTCGGCAATTGTTGGGTAGACTGATCATAACTTAAAATAGGTTTTACATGTTGTACTTGCACAACTGAATGTGCTGGTTGTATCGGTACTGGTTGTACCGGTTGAACAGGTGCTGGTTGGACAGTTTCGAACGATTGTGCAGCGGGAAATACACCTTGATAGACATGCACAGGTGTTACTGGAGAGGCTGGAAACGTTTTAATTGCAACATTTGGCCTGTGGTGTGGGTAATTGACACTATACGACTGAACAACCGCACCTCCTGGTCTGATGACGAATGGTGTGGCGACTGAGTTTAAACCTGTCACACCGGCTGGTGAAAACGGAGATGACAATGCTTTGTAGTGAACAGCTGTATTATATTTTAATGCCCCAGGAACAGCAATATGAGCTGCAGATAAAGCAGAGGGAGAAAAGGTTGAAAATGCGGGTAGATGTACACCGCCATAGCCATAATGTGCTGCATAGGACCTAGGCCACGGGTTGGTGTGGGCAGCTAGGGTACCATAGTGAAAAACGCCACGTTTATGCAGTTCTTTGTCTCCTTTCGATGCTGACTCTTTTCTTAGTTCATCTTCGGTggcattttttttcaattccacTGCACAGCAACCACTAAAAGTTAAAGCAGCCACCAAAGTCAAGGCGAACACTTTCATTTTCACTAAGCTATGACCACGCAAACCGATAGCTTCTCAAAGTCTCACTTTAATGTCGACCCGTTAATTGTTGTTTACCTAATGAAATAGACTTCCTTACTTTATCATGTATTTATAAGCGGGCGTCTTTCAAATCCCAATAAAAGTGACCAAAGAGCCGTGCCACTCCAACCCAGCAAGCGTCTCCAAATAACTTGGTCGCGTCTATTGTACTGTGTCGTTCACACTCAATATGCTATATTTTGCAACTTATGGAGCTCATACGCATACTAAACTTTATGTTTGCAGACGGCAAGCCTTATGCATTTTTGAGCAACATCGAAAACGCAAGCAATAGTTTTTATATTTCAGTTTTGTTTGGTTTCACCCTTTTTGTCCATTTCCAATTCCGTTCACGACCACCTCCGCGCGTCTGCCAAGAGCCAATTGGCATTCATGTCTCATATcgcatttttgttttaatttttatgattttattaattgcagtttatattaaaatttgtagTGTCCAATTCCAACTAATACCAGTGTTCGTGTTAGTCTATATGGGATACCCGCAATGTCCGGCAGTGCACATTTGTTTTGGCCATTCGACATATTGGCAGTACTTTGCGTGAGAAATTGCTTTTTGTAGGAATGCAGTTTTAGCTCATATTTGATACGGCCGACTATTGGCATAAAACCGTTTCTTGCGATCTGAATGTAGACTATTATGccaccaaaaaatattttattgtgatTTGCATTATTCCCAGATAATAGCATCATTAATTAATTTTCAcacgaaaatttcattaagggAAAAGGGATACATCTCTCATATcacagagtgcagtc includes:
- the LOC106088103 gene encoding endosialin-like, whose amino-acid sequence is MKVFALTLVAALTFSGCCAVELKKNATEDELRKESASKGDKELHKRGVFHYGTLAAHTNPWPRSYAAHYGYGGVHLPAFSTFSPSALSAAHIAVPGALKYNTAVHYKALSSPFSPAGVTGLNSVATPFVIRPGGAVVQSYSVNYPHHRPNVAIKTFPASPVTPVHVYQGVFPAAQSFETVQPAPVQPVQPVPIQPAHSVVQVQHVKPILSYDQSTQQLPTFFQTSFVHPAPTSVPLPLAPHVPALAPAQPAFSAIPSFAPNFPAVTTSTVSNSLFPVNVQPPLPQQPTTFVTAQVPTLVPVPGTPNQNRPDFGSAEAAPQIPSQPTPEPHFNSELPAQQPTQQPWKPVLYLPPNVGSEVHRPSNTLLPPYGSSPAEGYLPPAPSSSNHKQLNEELQLNRHFFDNLSDADIQHIFHQANLAAQSENGHTHDHAHTVHTYHSHY